The genomic DNA CGTCCCGACGCCTGGGAGGTCCAGGGCCGTGGTGAGCTCGCGCTGGCGATCCTGGTCGAGCAGATGCGGCGCGAGGGCTTCGAGCTGACCGTCGGCAAGCCGCAGGTCGTCACCAAGGAGGTCGACGGCAAGACCCACGAGCCGGTCGAGCGCCTGACGATCGACACCCCCGAGGAGTACCTCGGCGCGATCACGCAGGTGCTCGCGGCGCGCAAGGGCCGCATGGAGCAGATGACCAACCACGGCACCGGCTGGATCCGTATGGAGTTCCTCGTGCCGTCGCGCGGCCTGATCGGCTTCCGCACCGAGTTCCTCACCGAGACCCGTGGCGCGGGCATCGCCCACCACATCTTCGAGGGCTACGAGCCGTGGGTCGGCACCATCACCACGCGCGTCTCCGGCTCGCTCGTCGCGGACCGCTCCGGCCCGGTGACCTCCTACGCGATGGTCAACCTTCAGGAGCGCGGCTCGCTGTTCGTCGAGCCGAGCACCGAGGTGTACGAGGGCATGATCGTCGGCGAGAACTCCCGCGCCGACGACATGGACGTCAACATCACCAAGGAGAAGAAGCTGACCAACGTGCGTGCGTCGTCGGCCGACAACTTCGAGAAGGTCGTGCCGCCGCGCAAGCTCTCGCTCGAGCAGTCCCTGGAGTTCTGCCGCGAGGACGAGTGCGTCGAGGTGACCCCGGACGCCATCCGCATCCGCAAGGTCATCCTCGACGCCGGTGAGCGCGCCCGCGCTGCTGCCCGCGCCCGTCGCTGAAGTTCCTGCCCGACCGTGCGTCTGCTCTTCGTCCACGCCCATCCTGACGACGAGTCCCTGTGGACCGGCGTCTCGATCGCGCACCACGTCGCTGCCGGTGACGAGGTGCACGTCCTCACCATGACCGCCGGTGAGGAGGGCGAGGTCATCCCGGCCGAGCTGAAGCACCTCGAGCTGCCCGCCGGCCAGGAGCGCGACCCCGAGCAGGGGAGCGACCTGGCCGGCGTACGGCGCGATGAGCTCGCCGCGGCCATGGACGTCATGGGCGTCGCGTCGTGGACGCTGCACGAGGGCTACCGCGACTCCGGCATGGTCGGTACGCTGTCGGCGCGCCACCCCCGCGCGTTCGTGTCGGTGCCCGTCGACGAGGCGGCTGCCGTGGTGCGTGCTCACGTCGAGCGCTGTGCCGCCGACGTCGTGGTGACCTATGACGAGCGCGGCGGGTACGGCCACCCCGATCACATCCAGACGCATCGTGCGACGGTGGTTGCTGTGCGTGAGATGCCTTCTCCGCCAAGGCTTTTCGCCGCTCTGACGCCACGCTCGTGGGCGGCTGACGACCGCGCCGCGACGGCCGGCGTCGCCCCTGACGTGCGTCACGGCTGGGGTGTCACCCTGGCACCTGAGCCGTACGCCCCCGAGCTGTCCGTGGCTCCCGACGAGGTGGTGACCCACGAGGTCGTCGACCTCGCGGCACGGCGGCGGCAGGCTGCCGCGCTGCAGCACCACGCCACCCAGGTGCGGGTGCTCGACGAGGAGTTCTACGCGCTGTCCAACGACGTGCTCGCCCGGTTGTCCGGTCGCGAGGGGTTCGTCGAGCTCGATCCGCGTGACGGTCGTACGGTGGCAGGCTCGGGCCGGCCACGACGAGGACTGGAGGGACGATGACGAGCGAGCAGGTGACCGACGTCGACGAGGGCGCCTACCGGCGTGCCGTGAGCAGGTTCGCGACGGGTGTCACGGTCGTCAGTACGCGGTCCGGCGAGATCGACCACGCGATGACCGCCAACGCCGTCTGCTCGGTCTCCCTCGACCCGCTCCTCATGCTCGTCAGCGTCGAGAACGAGGCGCGTTTCTACGACGCGGTGATGGACTCCGGCGTGTGGGGCGTGAGCATCCTTCCGGCGACCGCCCGCGGCACGGCACAATGGCTGGCGACACGCGGTCGTCCGCTGCACGGGCAGCTCGACCGGGTGCCGCACCACAGGGGCGAGGCGACCGGCGTACCACTGCTGTCGGAGGCACTGGCGCAGATGGAGCTTCGGACGGTGCAGACACACGCCGCAGGCGATCACACGTTGGTGGTGGGCCACGTACTCTCGGTGCAGACCAGCGAGCACCCGGGGGACGCCCTGGTCTACTACCGAGGACGATTTGGAGCACTGGAGTGAGTACGAAGGACGAGGGGACACCGAAGGCCGAGCAGCCTGAGGTGGAGGAGTCCGCGGCCGAGCAGGCCGCAGACGAGCAGGGCACTCCGCAGGACACCGCCTCGACCGATGAGTCCGGCGCTTCCGAGGTCGAGCCGCAGGACGCCGACGAGTCCGTTCGCGAGTCCGTGGAGGACGCCGCCGACACCGACGCTGCCGACACCGACGCTGCCGACACCGACGCTGCCGACACCGACGCTGCCGACACCGACGCTGCCGACACCGACGCTGCCGACACCGACGCCGCCGACACCGACGCCGCCGACACCGACGCCGCCGACACCGACGCCGCCGACACCGACGCCGCCGACACCGACGCCGCCGACACCGACGCCGCCGACACCGACGCCGCCGACACCGATGAGACGGTCGTCGCTGAGCCGGCCGTCGAGGCGGAGTCCGCCGACGACAGCAGCGATGCCGAGTCCGTCGAAGACAGCAGCGACGCCGAGTCTGCTGAGGACGAGACAGTGGTCGCCGAGCCCAAGGCTGACGCGGAGCCCGTCGAGGACGAGACCGTGGTCGCCGAGCGCACCCCGACGCCCGAGCCCGAGGACGCCTCCGAGGCCCGTACGCAGCCGGTCGACATCCGCAAGGACGGCGCGCCTGAGCAGCCCACGTCGGCACCTGACGACGAGGTCGTCGAGGAGCCCGCGGACGACGACGCCACGGTCGTCGGCGCGGCTCCGCTGCCCGCACCGGCCAAGCCGCCGCGCACCGAGCAGGTCAGCGCCACACCGCCCGCACGTCCCGAGCCGACACCCGCGCCTGAGCCCGAGCGCGTGGCGCGGCCGGAGCAGCCCGCTGCGGGTCCGGACCCGGATGCGACGCAGGCCCACCCGATCGGGCACCGGCCGGTGGCTGCCGGTGCGGCCGCACCGGCGTACGACCTGGACGACCTGGCCGACGACCAGGCCGAGGGCACCACCGCCCGGCCGGCCACCGCGCCGTCGCCCAAGCCCGCGCGCGACGACCTGCTGCGCAACATCTGGCTGCGTGTGGGCGTGCTCGCGTTCGTGCTGATCGGCGCCTACGTCGCGCTCGCCCTGTGGGAGGGCGACCGGATCTCCTCCGGTACGACGGTCGCCGGTGTCGAGGTCGGTGGCCTCAGCAAGGCCGACGCCACCGCCAAGCTCAACGCCGAGGCCACCCGCCTGGCCGCGCAGCCGGTCAGCGTGACCGTGGGCGAGGACCGTGTCCAGCTGCAGCCGGCCTCGGCCGGTCTCGCGCTCGACGTGCCGAAGTCACTCGACGGACTCGGCGGACGCGGCTTCGGCCCCGGTCGGGTGTTCGGCTACTTCACCGGTGGCGAGGACCGCGCAGGTGTGGTCAAGACCGACTCCGCCAAGGTCGCCGAGGCGGTCGACAAGGCCGCCGCACCGCTGCTGACGAGTGCCCCGGTCGACGGCTCGGTCAAGTTCGAGGACGGTGAGGTCGAGGTCGTCCGGTCCAAGCCGGGTCAGGGCATCGACTCCGATGCGGTCGCGGCTCAGATCAGCAAGGGCTGGCCCGGCAAGCGCCAGTACTCCGCACCGATCGGTGAGCGTGAGGGTCGCCTCAAGAACGCCGAGATCGACCGGTTCGTGAGCACATTCGCCTACAAGGCGATGTCGGGCGACATCACCGTCACCGACGGCAGCGCTGAGGCGAGCCTGTCGCCGAAGCAGATGTCGGCGTACCTGTCCGTCAAGAACGACCGCGGCCGGCTGACGCCGGTGCTCGACACCGAGAAGCTCGTCGACAAGATCGCCGAGTCCGAGCCGAAGTTCGACAAGCCGGCTCGCAACGCCAGGATCGAGCTCACGGGAGGCCAGCCCAAGATCACGCCGGCCCAGGACGGCTCGCAGATCGACCGCGCCAAGGTCGGTCCGGCCGTGCTCGCCGCGCTGACCTCCGAGAGCCGTACGGCGACCGTGCCCACCTCGCCGGTCAAGGCCAAGATCACCACCGAGCAGGTCAAGTCGGTCAACACCACGACGGCGATCTCCGAGTTCCGCTCGCGGTTCCCCGGTGGTGAGTCCAACGCGGCGCGTACCAAGAACATCAAGGTGGCGCTGAGCATCCTCAACGGCCAGGTCGTGGCGCCGGGCGAGCAGTTCAGCCTGGTCAACGCCCTGGGCGGCGAGATGACCGCGGAGCAGGGCTACGTCGACGCCCCGACCATCCAGGGCGGGCGCGAGCGTCCGGCGATGGGTGGCGGCGTCTCGCAGGTCTCGACGACGGTCTACAACACCGCGTTCTTCGCGGGGGTGCAGCTGGACGAGCACAAGCCCCACTCGTTCTGGATCAAGCGCTACCCGATGGGCCGCGAGGCCACCCTGTGGATCCCGAGCCTGGACAACAAGTGGACCAACGACACCGGGGCGCCGATCCTGATCCAGGCCGGCACCGAGGGCAACGAGGTCGTGATGCGCTTCTACGGCAAGAAGGCGTTCACGGTCACGACGACCACGGGCAAGCCCCGCAACAAGACCCAGCCCAAGAAGGTCTACGACGAGCACCCCGAGTGCATCGAGGTGTCGCCCAACCCCGGCTTCACCGTCGATGTGTTCCGGACGGTCAAGAAGGGCTCTGAGGTCGTCAAGAACGAGAAGATCACGACGACCTACAAGGCGGCTGACGACATCGTCTGCGGCAAGGCTCCGGCGGGTTCGAGCACCAAGCCTCCGTCCAAGAGCACCGAGCCTCCGCAGGACTGAGGGCGGCGTTCGCAGATCGGACCCGTCCGACGGCGCCCGACGGCGAACGGCGATGATGCGTGAATGACTTCGGACCTGGTCGCCGACCTGCGCGCCGCTGGGCTGCGTGACGTCCTCGCGGACTCCACCACGCGCGCGGCGTACTCCTCCGACGCCTCGCTCTACCGCCTGGTCCCGCAGGTGGTCGTGCGCCCGTACGACCGTGACGAGGTGCTCGCCGCGGTCGCGGTGGCGCGCCAGCACGGCGTGCCCCTGACCTCGCGCGGAGGCGGTACGTCGATCGCGGGCAACGCGGTCGGGCGCGGCATCGTGCTCGACTTCAGCCGGCACATGAACCAGGTGATCTCGCTGGACCGTGCGTCGGCCAGTGCGGTGGTGCAGCCCGGGACGGTGCACGCCACGCTGCAGAAGCAGGCGCTCGCGGCGGGCCTGCGCTACGGCCCGGACCCGTCGTCGCACACCCGCTGCACCATCGGCGGCATGATCGGCAACAACGCGTGCGGCAACCGGGCGCTCGGCTACGGCAAGACCGGCGACAACCTGCTGGGCGCCGAGCTGATCACGGCGGCGGGGGAGGTCCTGCGTACGACGGTCGGCACCCCGCGCGCCGACGTGGTCGCCTCCTCGCCGGTGTGGGCCGGACTCGACGAG from Luteipulveratus halotolerans includes the following:
- a CDS encoding PIG-L family deacetylase — translated: MRLLFVHAHPDDESLWTGVSIAHHVAAGDEVHVLTMTAGEEGEVIPAELKHLELPAGQERDPEQGSDLAGVRRDELAAAMDVMGVASWTLHEGYRDSGMVGTLSARHPRAFVSVPVDEAAAVVRAHVERCAADVVVTYDERGGYGHPDHIQTHRATVVAVREMPSPPRLFAALTPRSWAADDRAATAGVAPDVRHGWGVTLAPEPYAPELSVAPDEVVTHEVVDLAARRRQAAALQHHATQVRVLDEEFYALSNDVLARLSGREGFVELDPRDGRTVAGSGRPRRGLEGR
- a CDS encoding flavin reductase family protein; its protein translation is MTSEQVTDVDEGAYRRAVSRFATGVTVVSTRSGEIDHAMTANAVCSVSLDPLLMLVSVENEARFYDAVMDSGVWGVSILPATARGTAQWLATRGRPLHGQLDRVPHHRGEATGVPLLSEALAQMELRTVQTHAAGDHTLVVGHVLSVQTSEHPGDALVYYRGRFGALE
- a CDS encoding VanW family protein, coding for MSTKDEGTPKAEQPEVEESAAEQAADEQGTPQDTASTDESGASEVEPQDADESVRESVEDAADTDAADTDAADTDAADTDAADTDAADTDAADTDAADTDAADTDAADTDAADTDAADTDAADTDAADTDAADTDETVVAEPAVEAESADDSSDAESVEDSSDAESAEDETVVAEPKADAEPVEDETVVAERTPTPEPEDASEARTQPVDIRKDGAPEQPTSAPDDEVVEEPADDDATVVGAAPLPAPAKPPRTEQVSATPPARPEPTPAPEPERVARPEQPAAGPDPDATQAHPIGHRPVAAGAAAPAYDLDDLADDQAEGTTARPATAPSPKPARDDLLRNIWLRVGVLAFVLIGAYVALALWEGDRISSGTTVAGVEVGGLSKADATAKLNAEATRLAAQPVSVTVGEDRVQLQPASAGLALDVPKSLDGLGGRGFGPGRVFGYFTGGEDRAGVVKTDSAKVAEAVDKAAAPLLTSAPVDGSVKFEDGEVEVVRSKPGQGIDSDAVAAQISKGWPGKRQYSAPIGEREGRLKNAEIDRFVSTFAYKAMSGDITVTDGSAEASLSPKQMSAYLSVKNDRGRLTPVLDTEKLVDKIAESEPKFDKPARNARIELTGGQPKITPAQDGSQIDRAKVGPAVLAALTSESRTATVPTSPVKAKITTEQVKSVNTTTAISEFRSRFPGGESNAARTKNIKVALSILNGQVVAPGEQFSLVNALGGEMTAEQGYVDAPTIQGGRERPAMGGGVSQVSTTVYNTAFFAGVQLDEHKPHSFWIKRYPMGREATLWIPSLDNKWTNDTGAPILIQAGTEGNEVVMRFYGKKAFTVTTTTGKPRNKTQPKKVYDEHPECIEVSPNPGFTVDVFRTVKKGSEVVKNEKITTTYKAADDIVCGKAPAGSSTKPPSKSTEPPQD